From the Gallaecimonas mangrovi genome, one window contains:
- a CDS encoding RNA polymerase sigma factor has translation MASGFQFIPDNHLVRQAAKGSRAAQHQLFAAFYSPVFRLTLVMTGNEADARDLTQDAFIKAFGSLKTLREPSRFGSWLKRLVIHLVLDRFKGPNLTWVSADTIEPDWHGAVERLAELDNVETLLAHLNDQDRLLVWLHAVEGFEHRELAAMLGIKEAAVRQRYRRALAQLAKWAQQGDWLDD, from the coding sequence GTGGCATCCGGGTTCCAATTCATACCAGACAACCATCTTGTTCGTCAGGCAGCGAAAGGAAGCCGGGCCGCGCAGCATCAACTGTTTGCCGCCTTTTATAGCCCGGTTTTTAGACTGACCTTGGTGATGACCGGTAACGAGGCTGATGCACGGGATTTAACGCAAGATGCCTTTATCAAGGCCTTTGGGTCGTTAAAGACGCTGCGTGAACCCTCGCGTTTTGGCAGTTGGCTTAAGCGGCTGGTTATTCATTTGGTGCTGGACCGGTTTAAAGGCCCCAACCTGACTTGGGTTTCAGCTGACACCATTGAACCTGACTGGCATGGCGCCGTTGAGCGATTGGCCGAGCTGGATAACGTGGAAACGTTACTTGCGCACTTAAACGACCAAGACCGGCTTTTAGTTTGGTTACATGCGGTGGAAGGCTTTGAACATCGCGAACTGGCCGCCATGTTGGGTATCAAGGAAGCGGCGGTAAGGCAGCGTTATCGGCGGGCACTGGCGCAGTTGGCAAAGTGGGCGCAGCAAGGAGATTGGCTTGATGACTAA
- a CDS encoding FecR family protein, with protein sequence MTNEQKFGELLAKKLSDIEYRPDEALWQRIDQQVHKKVLWPWLATAASIALIAVVWWPLKPPAVVQSPPVSYELAAQDRQLQQAYLYADSDAEVTQQWQKRQQIIKEMAKRP encoded by the coding sequence ATGACTAATGAGCAAAAGTTTGGCGAACTTTTAGCGAAGAAGCTGAGCGATATTGAATATCGGCCAGATGAGGCGCTTTGGCAGCGCATTGATCAGCAGGTACATAAGAAGGTGTTGTGGCCCTGGCTGGCAACCGCCGCTTCGATAGCCTTAATTGCTGTGGTTTGGTGGCCGCTTAAGCCGCCAGCGGTGGTCCAGTCACCCCCTGTTTCTTATGAGCTGGCAGCGCAAGACCGGCAGTTACAGCAGGCATATCTATATGCCGATTCCGATGCAGAAGTCACTCAGCAATGGCAAAAACGCCAGCAAATTATTAAAGAGATGGCCAAGAGGCCTTAG
- a CDS encoding PDZ domain-containing protein, which produces MNKSLLTLALMALLPLAQAWAAEGNSEQQAREKARAAVVAAEANGSNKPVTLEEPARRYYDWGAVLNKSFEVMAVTPGSDAAEMGLKKGDVLLSVNGDLTQHKKLGDVLAKINDLDDGQPLTVTMQRGKDKLSFSTKVHAKVMPAWRLEISPKDSANKETAVAAGQCGRVSVFFTPPQAHDQYPAYVNAIDGKGVVRSISVFKLPAGKHTIALHELITDYRLARRGGGMEMAKKVTINVEPNTIYYLAAQFLPENRFKTFKDQYWEPVVWRIDKKPCS; this is translated from the coding sequence ATGAATAAATCGTTGTTAACGCTCGCTCTCATGGCGCTGTTACCTCTAGCCCAGGCTTGGGCCGCAGAGGGTAACAGTGAGCAGCAGGCTCGTGAAAAGGCCAGAGCCGCCGTGGTGGCCGCCGAGGCAAATGGCAGCAATAAGCCCGTTACGTTAGAAGAGCCCGCCAGGCGTTATTACGACTGGGGCGCGGTACTCAATAAAAGTTTTGAGGTGATGGCGGTAACGCCTGGCTCTGACGCCGCCGAAATGGGGCTTAAAAAAGGCGATGTGTTGTTGTCGGTAAATGGCGACCTGACACAGCACAAAAAGCTTGGTGATGTGCTGGCAAAGATTAATGACCTTGATGATGGCCAGCCGCTGACGGTAACCATGCAGCGCGGTAAAGATAAGCTTAGCTTTTCGACCAAGGTGCATGCCAAAGTGATGCCCGCTTGGCGCTTAGAGATCTCTCCTAAAGACAGTGCTAACAAAGAAACGGCCGTGGCCGCAGGCCAATGTGGCCGGGTGTCAGTGTTCTTTACGCCACCGCAAGCCCATGACCAATATCCGGCTTACGTGAATGCTATTGATGGCAAAGGCGTGGTGCGTTCAATTAGCGTATTTAAATTGCCTGCCGGTAAGCACACCATTGCCTTACATGAATTGATCACCGATTACCGCCTGGCACGGCGCGGCGGTGGTATGGAGATGGCGAAGAAGGTCACCATTAACGTCGAACCGAATACTATCTATTACCTTGCTGCGCAGTTTCTTCCAGAGAACCGCTTTAAGACATTTAAAGATCAATACTGGGAGCCGGTGGTATGGCGAATTGATAAAAAGCCCTGCTCCTAA
- a CDS encoding 2OG-Fe(II) oxygenase, which yields MQFIEVIDDALPDSLCQQLLERFAQDPAVAAGRTGGGVDTSKKRSRDVTLDSHPQWQDLKQAILSETFPHICRYLDKHFMLLMGAVSPVVRHPTTGEATTLTPENYLEVGRPNLGALVQHFYRSGHINMQHYQCKTGGYPHWHSEVFPQLPHNEPLHRVLLWMYYLNDVAEGGETEFFYQRHRVKPKKGRLVIAPASFTHTHRGNAPLSGDKYIITSWVMFNRAEQLYGDKKGA from the coding sequence ATGCAATTTATCGAAGTGATCGATGATGCCCTGCCCGACAGCCTGTGCCAGCAGTTACTGGAGCGCTTTGCCCAAGACCCCGCCGTGGCCGCAGGTCGCACCGGTGGTGGGGTTGATACCAGTAAAAAGCGCAGCCGCGATGTAACCCTCGACAGTCATCCGCAGTGGCAAGACCTTAAACAAGCCATTCTTAGCGAAACCTTTCCCCATATCTGTCGCTACCTCGATAAGCATTTTATGTTGCTAATGGGGGCGGTATCGCCCGTGGTTCGCCACCCCACAACAGGGGAAGCCACCACCCTGACTCCGGAAAATTACCTGGAAGTTGGCCGGCCTAACCTTGGCGCTTTGGTGCAGCATTTTTATCGCAGCGGCCACATCAATATGCAGCACTATCAGTGCAAAACCGGTGGCTATCCTCATTGGCATTCGGAAGTGTTTCCGCAATTGCCCCATAACGAACCGCTGCACCGGGTACTACTCTGGATGTACTACCTCAATGATGTGGCAGAGGGTGGGGAAACCGAGTTTTTTTACCAGCGCCATCGCGTGAAGCCCAAAAAAGGCCGCCTAGTTATCGCCCCGGCTAGCTTTACTCACACTCATCGGGGAAATGCGCCGTTATCGGGTGATAAATACATCATCACTTCTTGGGTCATGTTTAATCGCGCTGAACAACTTTATGGCGACAAGAAAGGAGCTTAA
- a CDS encoding rhomboid family intramembrane serine protease, with product MKTCPNCHTPTLQPTVYHNQQVDVCRTCKGLWFDEGELDLALASADDDYDTVDVEKHPGQAVTNSDRLCPICSAPMTSHNLLAGYQVEVERCPQNHGIWVDKDELEATHHASQLHQHLGELNGKVNWKTWVFQFLTQMPVEYNIKPKRKPWMTWLLILVNTVIFLSGFVSVDLAKELYSGVMVPNEISHGQHLVTLITSQFLHGGWMHLIGNMYFLWLTGDNLEDALGHWRFLLVYLLCGTAAALAQTSFMPNSPIPTLGASGAIAGLFGMYLLWFRKASITFMFFVYQKKLPPWGFFLIWIGFNILGMVTNSQGVAYMAHIGGFVTGLIIGWVLLGWVRARYPVLTVLEHPKLKIRR from the coding sequence ATGAAAACCTGCCCCAACTGCCATACCCCAACATTACAACCCACCGTTTATCACAACCAGCAGGTAGATGTATGCCGCACCTGTAAGGGGCTGTGGTTTGATGAAGGCGAGCTGGATTTAGCCTTAGCGTCTGCTGACGACGATTACGACACTGTTGATGTAGAAAAGCACCCCGGCCAGGCCGTTACTAACAGTGACCGCCTTTGCCCCATTTGCTCAGCCCCGATGACCAGCCACAACTTGCTGGCGGGCTATCAAGTTGAAGTAGAGCGTTGCCCCCAAAACCATGGTATTTGGGTAGATAAAGACGAGCTGGAAGCCACCCATCACGCTAGCCAGCTACACCAGCACCTCGGTGAGCTAAATGGCAAAGTGAACTGGAAAACCTGGGTTTTTCAATTCCTCACCCAAATGCCGGTGGAATACAACATTAAACCCAAGCGCAAGCCTTGGATGACCTGGCTACTGATCCTGGTTAACACCGTTATCTTTTTATCCGGCTTTGTGTCTGTTGATCTTGCTAAAGAGCTTTATAGCGGGGTGATGGTGCCCAATGAAATTAGCCACGGTCAGCACCTTGTTACCCTTATCACCAGCCAGTTCTTACACGGTGGCTGGATGCATCTTATTGGCAATATGTACTTCTTGTGGTTAACCGGCGACAACCTGGAAGACGCCTTGGGCCACTGGCGCTTTTTGTTGGTTTATCTGTTGTGCGGCACTGCCGCGGCCCTGGCGCAAACCTCCTTTATGCCGAACTCGCCCATCCCTACCCTCGGCGCTTCCGGAGCGATTGCCGGTCTGTTTGGCATGTACTTGCTGTGGTTTCGTAAGGCGAGCATTACCTTCATGTTTTTTGTCTATCAGAAGAAGCTGCCACCGTGGGGGTTTTTCCTTATTTGGATAGGCTTCAACATCCTGGGCATGGTGACCAATAGCCAAGGCGTGGCTTACATGGCGCACATCGGCGGCTTTGTCACTGGCCTTATTATTGGCTGGGTACTGCTCGGCTGGGTACGAGCGCGATACCCCGTTCTGACCGTACTGGAACATCCCAAACTCAAAATTCGCCGCTGA
- the gorA gene encoding glutathione-disulfide reductase: MSTYQYDLFVIGAGSGGVRASRMAAMTGAKVAVAEGSAMGGTCVNLGCVPKKLYAYAADFGHGFEDARGFGWQSERPAFDWQKLKTNRANEISRLNGIYDGLMDGAKVTVYRDFATIKDAHTVVVAGKEITAKRLLVAVGGWPFVPEIPGREHAITSNEIFDLHEFPQRLAVVGGGYIASEFASIFTGLGSRVTQIYRRDTLLRGFDDDIRHFVTEEMAKDGIEFRFNNNVTAIEKTASGLLLKLQDGEQLEVDQVLFATGRVPRTMNLGLEEVGVELNDNGAIKVNDQFQTSVPSIYALGDVIDRFQLTPVALAEAMTVVNQLFGDATRVMDYEYIPTAVFTHPNVGTVGLTEAEARERYGDITLYKSDFRPLKHTLSGSQERSFMKLIVDKASDRVVGLHMVGAEAGELTQGFAVAMKAGATKAVFDSTIGIHPTSAEEFVTMRTPAKG, from the coding sequence ATGTCGACTTATCAATATGACCTTTTCGTGATCGGTGCCGGTTCTGGCGGTGTAAGAGCGAGCCGAATGGCGGCAATGACCGGTGCCAAAGTCGCGGTTGCCGAGGGCAGCGCCATGGGCGGAACTTGCGTTAATCTGGGCTGTGTACCCAAGAAGCTTTACGCCTATGCCGCTGACTTTGGCCATGGTTTTGAAGACGCCAGAGGCTTTGGCTGGCAAAGCGAGCGCCCCGCCTTTGATTGGCAAAAATTGAAAACCAATCGTGCCAACGAAATATCTCGCCTTAATGGTATCTACGACGGCTTAATGGACGGTGCCAAGGTCACTGTGTATCGCGATTTCGCCACCATCAAAGATGCCCATACCGTTGTCGTCGCCGGCAAAGAAATTACCGCCAAGCGCTTGCTGGTTGCTGTTGGCGGCTGGCCTTTTGTGCCAGAGATACCCGGCCGCGAACACGCCATTACCTCCAACGAGATTTTTGACTTACATGAATTTCCCCAACGCTTGGCGGTAGTGGGGGGCGGTTACATTGCCTCGGAATTTGCGTCTATCTTTACCGGCCTTGGTAGCCGGGTAACGCAAATTTATCGTCGAGACACCTTATTGCGCGGCTTTGACGACGACATTCGCCATTTTGTGACCGAGGAAATGGCCAAAGACGGTATTGAATTTCGCTTCAATAACAATGTTACCGCCATTGAAAAGACGGCCAGTGGTTTGCTGTTAAAACTGCAAGACGGTGAACAGCTGGAAGTCGACCAAGTGCTCTTTGCCACCGGCCGGGTACCGCGCACCATGAACTTGGGCCTGGAAGAGGTTGGGGTTGAGCTCAATGACAACGGCGCCATCAAGGTCAATGACCAGTTCCAAACCAGCGTGCCCAGTATTTATGCCTTAGGGGACGTAATTGACCGCTTCCAACTGACGCCGGTGGCGCTGGCTGAGGCAATGACGGTGGTTAATCAGCTCTTTGGAGACGCCACCCGGGTGATGGATTATGAATATATTCCCACCGCTGTTTTCACCCATCCTAATGTTGGCACCGTTGGGCTTACCGAAGCCGAAGCGCGGGAGCGATACGGCGACATTACCCTCTATAAATCTGACTTTAGGCCGCTCAAACACACCCTTTCCGGTAGCCAAGAGCGCAGCTTTATGAAGCTGATTGTCGATAAGGCATCAGACCGGGTGGTGGGCCTGCATATGGTGGGGGCTGAAGCGGGCGAGCTGACTCAGGGCTTTGCGGTGGCGATGAAGGCCGGTGCTACCAAGGCAGTGTTTGACAGCACCATTGGTATTCACCCCACTTCGGCTGAAGAGTTTGTCACCATGCGCACGCCGGCGAAAGGGTAA
- the prlC gene encoding oligopeptidase A: protein MSNPLLENSVLPPFSAIKAEHIKPAIEALLADCKKAVDNVVASTEPPSWHSLIEPLEETNDRLAKAWSPVSHLNSVMSSPEWRQAYESCLPLLSEFSTWVGQHQGLFAAYKKLADSTAFADLSAAQQKAINNTLRDFRLSGVDLPSDKKQRFGEIKARLSELSSTFSNNLLDATQAWQKHIVDVAELAGLPDDAKAMLAEMAESKGKEGYLLTLDIPVYLAVMTYADNRRLREEMYQAYSTRASDQGDAQFDNSAVMDEILALRFELAELLGFANYAELSLATKMAQSTDQVLTFLNDLARRSKAQGQKDLDELKAFAASKGCDDFKSWDQAYYSEQLKEARYAVSDEKLKPYFPETKVVPGLFAVVNKLFGIDIQERSDVDLYHPQVRFFDIAKDGEHLGSFYLDLYAREGKRGGAWMDDCRGSRHLPDGSRQKPVAYLTCNFSRPIGGKPALFTHDEVTTLFHEFGHGLHHMLTKVDVSDVAGINGVPWDAVELPSQFLENWCWAPEALAIISGHVESGEPLPQALLDNLLAARNFQSAMQMLRQLEFSLFDFRLHAEYDPAQGGRVQAILDDVRSKVAVSVPPSYNRFQHGFAHIFAGGYAAGYYSYKWAEVLSADAFGRFEEEGVFNAQTGQDFLDCILSQGGSKEPMELFKAFRGREPSVEPLLRHSGIAA from the coding sequence ATGTCGAATCCGTTATTAGAAAATTCTGTCCTGCCCCCTTTTAGTGCCATTAAGGCCGAGCACATCAAACCGGCCATTGAAGCCTTGCTGGCCGATTGCAAAAAAGCCGTTGATAACGTGGTGGCCAGCACCGAGCCGCCTAGCTGGCATAGCCTGATTGAACCCTTGGAAGAAACCAACGACCGCCTGGCCAAAGCTTGGTCACCGGTGTCGCACTTAAACTCGGTGATGAGCAGCCCCGAATGGCGCCAGGCTTACGAGTCTTGTTTGCCGCTTCTGAGCGAGTTCTCCACCTGGGTCGGCCAGCACCAAGGCCTGTTCGCCGCTTATAAAAAACTGGCCGACAGCACCGCCTTTGCCGATTTGTCAGCGGCCCAGCAAAAAGCCATTAACAACACCCTGCGCGATTTTCGCTTAAGCGGTGTGGATTTGCCGAGCGACAAAAAGCAGCGTTTTGGCGAGATAAAAGCGCGGCTATCAGAGCTTTCCAGCACCTTTTCTAACAACCTGCTGGATGCCACTCAAGCCTGGCAAAAACACATTGTTGACGTAGCAGAACTGGCTGGCTTGCCGGACGATGCCAAGGCCATGCTGGCCGAAATGGCTGAAAGTAAAGGCAAAGAAGGCTACCTGCTCACGCTGGATATTCCGGTGTACCTGGCGGTAATGACCTATGCCGACAACCGCCGTTTGCGCGAAGAAATGTATCAGGCCTACAGCACCCGCGCCTCTGACCAGGGTGATGCGCAGTTTGATAACAGCGCGGTGATGGACGAAATTCTGGCTCTGCGTTTTGAACTGGCCGAACTTTTAGGTTTTGCTAACTACGCTGAGCTGAGCTTGGCCACCAAGATGGCGCAAAGCACCGACCAGGTGCTGACCTTCTTAAATGACCTAGCGCGCCGCTCTAAGGCCCAGGGCCAAAAAGACCTGGATGAACTAAAAGCCTTCGCCGCATCCAAAGGCTGCGATGATTTTAAATCCTGGGATCAGGCCTACTACAGCGAGCAGCTTAAAGAAGCCCGCTATGCGGTGAGCGACGAAAAGCTCAAACCCTATTTCCCGGAAACCAAAGTGGTTCCTGGCCTGTTTGCGGTAGTGAACAAGCTGTTCGGTATTGATATCCAAGAGCGCAGCGATGTCGACCTTTACCACCCGCAGGTGCGTTTTTTCGATATAGCTAAAGATGGCGAGCACTTAGGTAGCTTCTACCTTGACCTCTACGCCCGTGAAGGCAAGCGCGGCGGCGCCTGGATGGACGACTGCCGTGGTAGCCGCCATTTGCCCGACGGCTCCCGCCAAAAGCCGGTGGCTTACCTTACCTGTAACTTCTCGCGGCCTATTGGCGGCAAACCCGCGCTTTTTACCCACGATGAAGTCACTACCTTGTTCCACGAGTTTGGCCATGGCCTGCACCATATGCTGACCAAGGTGGATGTGTCTGACGTGGCCGGTATTAACGGCGTGCCTTGGGATGCGGTAGAGCTACCCAGTCAGTTCCTTGAGAACTGGTGCTGGGCGCCAGAAGCGCTGGCTATTATCTCTGGCCATGTAGAAAGCGGTGAGCCACTGCCGCAGGCGCTTTTAGACAACCTGCTGGCGGCCCGTAACTTCCAAAGTGCTATGCAGATGCTGCGCCAGTTGGAGTTTTCACTGTTTGATTTTCGCCTGCACGCCGAGTACGACCCAGCACAAGGCGGCCGCGTACAAGCCATTTTGGATGACGTGCGCAGCAAGGTGGCAGTATCAGTACCGCCCAGCTACAACCGCTTCCAGCATGGATTTGCCCATATTTTTGCCGGTGGCTACGCTGCCGGTTACTACTCCTACAAGTGGGCCGAAGTGCTCAGCGCCGACGCCTTTGGCCGTTTTGAAGAAGAAGGGGTCTTTAATGCCCAAACCGGACAAGACTTCCTTGACTGCATCCTCAGCCAAGGCGGTTCCAAAGAGCCGATGGAACTCTTTAAAGCCTTCAGGGGCCGCGAGCCGTCGGTAGAGCCGTTGCTGCGCCACAGCGGAATTGCCGCCTGA
- a CDS encoding DNA-3-methyladenine glycosylase I yields the protein MREPFDKIWARASERKGGDAALTALLRPPAYFGGLDGLTDDRLLAAFTKQIFQSGFVWRVVENKWPDFESVFFGFDIEKMLLLPDEMWEQKAKDPRIIRNFSKVMTIRENAQMLADLADKHGSAVAWLKAWPSSDLVGLWQYLKKHGKRLGGNTGPYALRRMGVDCFLLSQDVEHYLKHTGIFDGGVTSQRSQKAIQDAFNAWQQQSGRSFNEISQTIGYSVGDNLPN from the coding sequence ATGCGTGAACCCTTCGATAAAATCTGGGCGCGAGCCTCAGAACGTAAGGGCGGCGATGCCGCCCTTACTGCATTGTTGCGGCCACCGGCCTATTTTGGCGGCCTTGACGGCTTAACGGATGACCGCCTGCTGGCCGCTTTTACCAAACAAATCTTTCAAAGTGGCTTTGTTTGGCGGGTAGTGGAAAACAAATGGCCAGACTTTGAGTCGGTCTTTTTTGGCTTCGACATCGAAAAAATGCTGCTGCTGCCCGATGAAATGTGGGAGCAAAAAGCCAAGGACCCACGCATTATCCGCAACTTCTCCAAGGTGATGACCATCCGTGAAAACGCGCAAATGCTGGCAGACCTTGCCGACAAGCATGGCAGCGCTGTGGCGTGGTTAAAGGCCTGGCCCAGCTCCGATCTGGTGGGGCTGTGGCAGTATTTGAAAAAACACGGCAAACGCTTGGGGGGCAACACTGGGCCTTACGCCCTGCGCCGCATGGGGGTTGACTGCTTTTTGCTGAGTCAAGACGTAGAGCACTACCTGAAACACACCGGCATTTTTGACGGCGGTGTCACCAGCCAGCGTTCGCAAAAAGCCATTCAAGACGCCTTTAATGCCTGGCAACAGCAATCGGGCCGCAGCTTTAATGAGATAAGCCAAACCATTGGCTACTCGGTTGGCGACAACCTGCCTAACTAA
- a CDS encoding HopJ type III effector protein: MAFTSLDALKAQLAKAPQDIEFNDVIALIDSAFVFTPSAFKNGEISNEAGQNNGSCKLIALGQYLELSDAQTLALFGRYYRDDVLGNPGGSDHANIRNFMRSGQAGVEFAHFPLLAKA; encoded by the coding sequence ATGGCTTTTACTTCTTTAGATGCCCTTAAGGCGCAACTGGCTAAGGCCCCGCAAGACATCGAATTTAATGATGTGATTGCGCTTATCGACAGCGCCTTTGTGTTTACCCCTAGCGCCTTTAAAAATGGCGAGATCAGCAATGAAGCCGGGCAAAATAACGGCTCGTGCAAGCTTATCGCCCTTGGCCAATACCTTGAGCTTAGCGACGCGCAAACCTTGGCGCTCTTTGGCCGCTATTACCGCGACGATGTGCTGGGCAATCCCGGCGGCAGTGACCACGCCAACATTCGCAACTTTATGCGCAGCGGTCAGGCCGGGGTAGAGTTTGCCCATTTTCCCTTACTTGCCAAGGCGTAG
- a CDS encoding flavodoxin family protein: protein MNTITLLGSARGNGYTAALCEAIGFKTLNLNDYHIRHYDYRSDGVGDDFLPLMERLLRYDRILLASPLYWYSMSGQMKVFLDRITDLLDHHKALGRQLRGKAAGVIATGGAAQAPACFEEPFRLTFAYLGMHYQGMSYLDTQQGLDQAALAKVAAAHPFKADYALASKGKWANSTPA, encoded by the coding sequence ATGAACACCATTACCCTGCTTGGCAGTGCCCGCGGTAACGGCTACACCGCCGCGCTTTGTGAAGCAATTGGCTTTAAGACATTGAATTTAAATGACTACCATATTCGCCACTATGACTACCGCAGCGACGGTGTTGGTGATGACTTTTTGCCACTGATGGAAAGACTACTGAGGTACGACCGCATTTTGCTGGCCAGCCCGCTGTATTGGTACAGCATGAGCGGGCAGATGAAGGTGTTTTTAGACCGTATTACCGATTTGCTTGACCACCACAAAGCCCTGGGCCGCCAGTTAAGGGGCAAGGCGGCGGGTGTTATTGCAACCGGCGGCGCCGCTCAAGCACCGGCCTGTTTTGAAGAGCCGTTTCGGCTGACCTTTGCCTACCTTGGCATGCACTACCAAGGCATGAGCTACCTCGACACCCAGCAAGGCCTTGATCAGGCAGCGCTGGCCAAGGTGGCAGCCGCGCACCCTTTTAAAGCCGACTACGCCTTGGCAAGTAAGGGAAAATGGGCAAACTCTACCCCGGCCTGA
- a CDS encoding VOC family protein, with protein MSTTYVEHQNITVPDLDAAITTLLALFPSWQLRCRRQERIIPTFSDKAFTLDWAHVGDDNSYIALQAPADGDAFIPNPQPYFNHLGLVVTDLAQCLKSAARLKLVTKESPAHPARKRAYIKVSEGLMLEVIQYLSDDPAQRHSYRA; from the coding sequence ATGTCAACGACCTATGTAGAGCACCAAAACATCACCGTGCCCGACCTTGATGCCGCCATCACAACGCTACTGGCATTATTCCCCAGCTGGCAGCTGCGTTGCCGGCGACAAGAACGCATCATCCCCACCTTTAGCGATAAGGCGTTTACCCTCGACTGGGCCCATGTGGGGGATGACAACAGTTATATCGCGCTGCAAGCACCGGCCGACGGCGATGCCTTTATCCCAAACCCACAGCCTTACTTTAACCATTTGGGGCTGGTGGTAACGGACTTGGCACAATGCCTAAAAAGCGCCGCAAGGCTGAAACTTGTAACCAAGGAAAGCCCGGCTCATCCCGCCCGCAAACGCGCCTATATCAAAGTTTCCGAGGGGTTGATGCTCGAGGTTATTCAATACCTGTCGGATGACCCGGCCCAGCGGCACAGTTACCGCGCATAA
- a CDS encoding class I SAM-dependent methyltransferase, with translation MAVPLICESPERQAHAKLLRQRYGFTEVLADSPCLLVLTDSRLELRKTDEPKLGAVFVDFVEGATAHRRKFGGGRGQAIAKAVGLKKGANPSVIDGTAGLGRDAFVLATLGCQVTLVERHPAVAALLEDGLARAQGSEVADIVARMTLRFGPALALLPTLAADVVYLDPMYPHREKSALVKKEMRVFQTLVGPDLDADALLAAAKQAARLKVVVKRPDYAEPMAGVKPASAVATKKNRFDIYPS, from the coding sequence ATGGCCGTACCACTGATTTGTGAAAGCCCCGAACGCCAGGCGCATGCCAAGCTGCTGCGTCAACGTTATGGCTTTACCGAGGTGCTGGCCGATAGCCCCTGTTTACTGGTGCTAACCGACAGTCGCCTGGAGCTTCGAAAAACAGACGAGCCCAAGCTTGGCGCGGTATTTGTGGATTTTGTTGAAGGCGCCACGGCCCATCGCCGCAAATTTGGGGGCGGCCGTGGCCAAGCGATAGCTAAAGCGGTTGGCCTTAAAAAGGGCGCTAATCCTTCGGTTATTGACGGCACCGCCGGCCTTGGCCGCGACGCCTTTGTGCTGGCAACCTTGGGGTGTCAGGTCACGCTGGTTGAGCGCCATCCGGCGGTTGCCGCTTTACTGGAAGACGGCTTAGCCCGGGCCCAAGGCTCGGAAGTGGCCGACATAGTGGCGCGTATGACGCTACGTTTTGGGCCAGCGCTTGCACTGCTGCCCACCCTGGCAGCCGATGTGGTTTATTTAGACCCCATGTATCCGCACCGGGAAAAGTCCGCCCTTGTGAAAAAGGAAATGCGGGTTTTTCAAACCTTGGTGGGGCCTGACCTTGATGCTGACGCCCTGCTGGCCGCGGCCAAGCAAGCGGCCCGGTTAAAAGTGGTGGTAAAAAGGCCCGATTACGCCGAGCCAATGGCGGGTGTTAAGCCGGCCTCAGCCGTTGCGACCAAGAAAAACCGCTTCGATATTTACCCAAGCTGA
- a CDS encoding redoxin family protein — protein MIQVGDKIPQASVQQMIDGKPAEVHTQDFFKGKKVVLFSVPGAFTPTCSSAHLPGFVVLADKIKEKGVDAIVCMAVNDAFVMDAWGKVHNASELLMWGDGDASFAKALGLDVDTGAFGGTRSRRFAMIVDDGKVTLLNVEPPKTFESSKAETILAAL, from the coding sequence ATGATCCAGGTTGGCGATAAGATCCCCCAAGCCAGTGTGCAGCAAATGATCGACGGCAAGCCTGCCGAAGTGCACACCCAAGACTTTTTTAAAGGGAAGAAAGTGGTGCTCTTTTCGGTGCCCGGCGCTTTTACCCCAACATGCAGTTCTGCCCACTTACCAGGCTTTGTGGTGCTGGCGGACAAAATCAAAGAAAAAGGCGTGGATGCCATCGTCTGTATGGCGGTGAACGACGCCTTTGTCATGGATGCCTGGGGCAAGGTACATAACGCCAGCGAACTGTTAATGTGGGGCGACGGCGATGCCAGCTTTGCCAAGGCTCTGGGTCTGGACGTTGACACCGGCGCCTTTGGTGGCACCCGTTCTCGCCGCTTTGCCATGATTGTTGACGATGGCAAAGTCACCTTGCTGAATGTTGAACCCCCGAAAACCTTCGAAAGCTCAAAAGCGGAAACTATCCTGGCTGCACTGTAA